The following is a genomic window from Marinitoga hydrogenitolerans DSM 16785.
AACCAAAAATTATTATTGTGCAATTACACATATGTCTTTTTAGAATTTCTATAATTAAATTAAAATATTCCTCTTTAATATCAAAAGTCATTTTTTTCTTTAAGCCTCTCTAATAAAAATTTAGCATCGTTTATAAATTCTTTTGATACTTCAAAAACTTCTTCTGCAATTTCAATATTATATGTGTGAGACGTTAAATTCCTATATTTATGGTATTTAAACCATTTTTGAACATTATCTATAAGTTTATTTTCATAACTTAATCTAAAGAGTTCTTTTCTTGGTATGCCATCTACATAAATTTTCCCTATATTTTCTTCAAGCCATCTTTTCATAAATTTCCAACATAATTCATATGTAAATTCAAAGTTCTGTATAACTCCAGCTTTAATTCCATATCTAAATGTTACATCAAGAGATTCCATAAATTCATTATCATTTGTTTTTTGTATAAGCATATCCAGAGAATTTATAGCTTTTTCAAGACTGCTAATATCTAATGCCATAAAAATCTCTCCTATTCGTTACCAGCAATATCTATTTCAGAAATTATAACAGATGGGACTATAGTACTGCTAAATGAAATCCAAATATCTTTTCCTACTTTTTCCACCTTCTTTAATATTTCAAGGAAATTACCAGATACAGTGATTTGCTCAACTCCGCCAATAATTTTTCCATTTTCCACCTTTAAACCTTGTGCTCCTAATGAAAATTCTCCAGAAATTGGATTTGCACCAGAATGTAATCCTTCTAAGGATGTAATAATAATACCATTATCAAGTTTCTTAAGTAATTCATCAAAACTTTCTTCACCTGGTTCAACTAATAAATTTATTGGAGAAATTCCTCTTCCAGCAGCATTACCGGTTGACTTTTTATTTTCTTTTTTTGCAGTTTTTAAGTCATATAAAAATGTTTTAAATTCACCATTTTTGATAATATCTTTTTCTGTTGTTGGTACTCCTTCTGAATCAAAAGGAGCATTAGATAAAGATCCTTCATAATATGGAACATCTTTTATGGTTAAGATTTCGCTACCTATTTTTTCATTTAATTTGTTCTTTAAAGGAGACATGTTCTTTTGTGCATTTTCTGCAGAAATCATTGGTATTAACATTGTAGATAGTAATGATGCAAAAACATCGCTTCTAAAAATAATTCTATATTTTCCGCTCTTTACTGATTTTGCTCCTATTTTTGCTTTTGCTTCTTTTACAGCTTTATTTGCAATATCTTCAACATTCAATTTTTCTGGCAATGGTGCAATGCCATACCAAAAACCTGATCTTGGAGATTGGTCTTTAGCAACAACTGATAAATATGCATATCCACCGTCACCTTTATATGTTTTATCCAATCCCAAAGTATTTGCCATTGCTAATTCTGTTGTTTGATGTGCATATACTGTCATTGGAACCATCATTATTTTTTCATCTTTCGATGCAACTTCATGCATTTTATTTAATTTTTCCATTTTTTCTTTAACACTTAATTTTTCAAACTCTCCATAATATGATTGCATATCAATATATTCTCCTGAGCCATCATGAAACATATTTTCTTCATTAGAGTCTATAATCTCATAATTTGTTATTGCTTCTTCAAATAACTTTTCAGGATCATCAAAAATTGTAGTTGATGCAGATCCAATTTTCCCATTTTTTAATACTTTCAAGGAAATTGAACTGCTATTTGCATCTTTATATTCATCCATCTTACCATTTGCTAACCTTAAAGAAAATTCATATCCTTTTTTATACTTAATTTGAGCTTCAAAACCTTTTTCTTTAGCTAATTTGAATATTTTATCTTTAAATTCATTATATGTCATTTATTTCGCCCCCCAACAATTATTTCAGAAACCCTTATAGTTGGTTGTCCAACATCTGCAGGAATACTTCCGGAAATTGATCCACACATACCTTGACCTCTGGCTATATCATTTCCAACCATATCTATTTTTTGTATTATTTCATATCCTTTTCCTATTAATGTTGCACCTCTAACAGGTTTTGTTATTTTTCCATTTTCTATTAAATAACCTTCATTTACAGCAAAATTGAATTCGCCTGTTGCTGGATTTACAGATCCACCACCCATTCTTTTTGCATATAATCCATATTCGGTATTCGCAATAATTTCTTCAGGATAATTATCTCCAGGCAAAATGAATGTATTTGTCATTCTTGATGTTGGCGCAAATGTATAGTCTTGCCTTCTTGCGCTACCTGTAGGCTCCATATTCATTCTTCTACCGCCTAATTTATCTATCATATATCCTTTTAATACACCCTTTTCTATTAGTAAGTTTCTTCTTGTTGGCGTTCCTTCGTCATCTATATTAGTTGAGCCCCAAGCATTAGGAATTGTACCATCATCTACAGCAGAGACACATTCTGCAGCTACTTTTTGGCCTAATTTACCAGCAAAAACTGAGGCTCCTTTTGCAACAGATGTTGCTTCAAGAGCGTGTCCAACAGCTTCATGGAAAATAACTCCACCAAATTCATTTGCAATTACAACTGGCAATTTTCCAGCAGGTGCAGGTTCTGCTTTTACCATTTTTACAGCTGTTCTTGCTGCTAACTTACCTGCCTCTTCAACATCTATTCTATCAAAAAATTCAAATCCCATTCCTGCTCCAGGACCATAAAATCCTGTTTCCATTATTCCATTTTCTTCTGCAACAGCAGAAATCATTAATCTTGTTCTAACTCTATTATCTTCTGCAAAAACACCTTCTGAATTTGCAATTAAAACTTTTTGATTATATTCCCAATATCTAACTACTACCTGTTTTATTAAATCAGAATAATTTTTTGCTGAACCATATGCTCTTTTCA
Proteins encoded in this region:
- a CDS encoding TldD/PmbA family protein encodes the protein MLSKDLISEIIGTVLKHGGDFAEVFVEKRYTNSFEMKNGDLEAASSGNTFGIGIRGFLGTQAVYAYTNELSRESLLSVAKRVGEALGEIKIKDFTLNLTEKKYENKHVVLVYPDDITKRKKVDVMKRAYGSAKNYSDLIKQVVVRYWEYNQKVLIANSEGVFAEDNRVRTRLMISAVAEENGIMETGFYGPGAGMGFEFFDRIDVEEAGKLAARTAVKMVKAEPAPAGKLPVVIANEFGGVIFHEAVGHALEATSVAKGASVFAGKLGQKVAAECVSAVDDGTIPNAWGSTNIDDEGTPTRRNLLIEKGVLKGYMIDKLGGRRMNMEPTGSARRQDYTFAPTSRMTNTFILPGDNYPEEIIANTEYGLYAKRMGGGSVNPATGEFNFAVNEGYLIENGKITKPVRGATLIGKGYEIIQKIDMVGNDIARGQGMCGSISGSIPADVGQPTIRVSEIIVGGRNK
- a CDS encoding TldD/PmbA family protein, whose translation is MTYNEFKDKIFKLAKEKGFEAQIKYKKGYEFSLRLANGKMDEYKDANSSSISLKVLKNGKIGSASTTIFDDPEKLFEEAITNYEIIDSNEENMFHDGSGEYIDMQSYYGEFEKLSVKEKMEKLNKMHEVASKDEKIMMVPMTVYAHQTTELAMANTLGLDKTYKGDGGYAYLSVVAKDQSPRSGFWYGIAPLPEKLNVEDIANKAVKEAKAKIGAKSVKSGKYRIIFRSDVFASLLSTMLIPMISAENAQKNMSPLKNKLNEKIGSEILTIKDVPYYEGSLSNAPFDSEGVPTTEKDIIKNGEFKTFLYDLKTAKKENKKSTGNAAGRGISPINLLVEPGEESFDELLKKLDNGIIITSLEGLHSGANPISGEFSLGAQGLKVENGKIIGGVEQITVSGNFLEILKKVEKVGKDIWISFSSTIVPSVIISEIDIAGNE
- a CDS encoding nucleotidyltransferase substrate binding protein, which encodes MALDISSLEKAINSLDMLIQKTNDNEFMESLDVTFRYGIKAGVIQNFEFTYELCWKFMKRWLEENIGKIYVDGIPRKELFRLSYENKLIDNVQKWFKYHKYRNLTSHTYNIEIAEEVFEVSKEFINDAKFLLERLKEKNDF